In a genomic window of Helianthus annuus cultivar XRQ/B chromosome 10, HanXRQr2.0-SUNRISE, whole genome shotgun sequence:
- the LOC110880910 gene encoding protein NIM1-INTERACTING 1-like, with the protein MENHKNITRTFNDEHDDDEKKMEIFFSLIRSFREARDRRQQELAEMETANKRRKLHHFQSPSSSSFEHQDFHVTLPVNQHHNHKHEEEEDDDDKLNLKLSL; encoded by the coding sequence ATGGAAAACCATAAAAACATAACCAGAACTTTCAACGACGAACACGACGACGACGAAAAAAAGATGGAGATATTCTTTTCACTCATTAGAAGTTTCCGTGAAGCACGCGACCGAAGACAGCAGGAGCTAGCAGAAATGGAGACAGCAAATAAAAGAAGAAAATTACATCATTTTCAGTCTCCGTCTTCTTCCTCTTTTGAACATCAAGATTTCCATGTCACCCTCCCGGTAAATCAACATCATAATCATAAacacgaagaagaagaagacgatGATGATAAGTTGAACCTCAAGCTATCGTTGTAG